The following coding sequences are from one Leguminivora glycinivorella isolate SPB_JAAS2020 chromosome 7, LegGlyc_1.1, whole genome shotgun sequence window:
- the LOC125228074 gene encoding uncharacterized protein LOC125228074 codes for MALYGAPIRAGRMTERTKALIRRPQRVVAQRTVDARTRGEPPDPEEDERVARAAKEHLRQQWRDTLENGHYGIRTIGAILPVMEEWLDRRRGVLTYRVTQVVSGHGCFGHYLHRIGREPSTQCLDCGADDDTAQHTLQECNRWAGERVAAIEVVDLSLHSVIAAMLSSERKWNAMASFCEHVMSQKEAAEREREAAADALPLRCRRQGRRRRAFVRQDP; via the exons ATGGCGCTCTACGGAGCGCCAATCAGGGCAGGACGAATGACGGAACGCACCAAGGCCTTGATCCGTCGGCCCCAGAGGGTGGTAGCCCAAAGGACG GTGGATGCGAGAACCCGGGGAGAGCCGCCGGACCCCGAGGAAGACGAAAGAGTGGCGCGGGCAGCTAAGGAGCACCTGCGCCAACAGTGGAGGGACACTCTGGAGAATGGCCACTATGGCATCCGAACCATAGGAGCCATCCTCCCGGTAATGGAGGAATGGTTGGACAGAAGGAGGGGGGTCCTTACCTACAGGGTGACTCAGGTGGTGTCCGGGCATGGTTGCTTCGGCCACTACCTGCACCGCATCGGGAGGGAGCCGAGCACCCAGTGCCTGGACTGTGGTGCGGACGATGATACGGCCCAGCACACTCTTCAAGAGTGTAATCGCTGGGCCGGAGAAAGGGTCGCAGCCATAGAGGTGGTAGACCTCTCGCTGCACAGCGTCATAGCGGCGATGCTGAGCAGCGAGAGGAAATGGAATGCGATGGCCTCCTTCTGCGAACATGTCATGTCACAAAAGGAGGCGGCGGAAAGGGAGCGCGAAGCGGCGGCTGACGCGCTGCCTCTCAGATGCAGACGGCAAGGGCGAAGGCGACGAGCGTTCGTACGCCAAGACCCTTAG